The Natranaerobius trueperi genome has a window encoding:
- a CDS encoding spore germination protein, translating to MSEDVQTKKVDEKISNNVKYIEKHLGADISFDVVIREFKIGNKKAVLSYIDTFGDDQVITLIMQNLVDVSHEEIVPNSFEKILKKTIPYTEIEKNYQLDDIIDEILAGQMVLFVDGSKEALLLDTRWYPARDPEEPDTERVTRGSRDSFVETIIFNIGLVRRRIRDKRLRVKPYRVGERTKTDMALLYIDDVTNPELLENIEEKIKNIDLDGIPMAEKTVEEYIIEEFLNPYPQVRYTERSDVAAIHLLEGHVVLLVDTSPSAIIAPATLFHHVQHAEEYRQNAFTGTYLRWVRFFGIFTSIFLAPLWLLFSLEPDLLPPGLDFIGPDEVGPVPLAIQFIMAHFFIDLIRLASVHTPSPLATALGLVAALLIGEIAVEVQLFTPEVLLYISIAAVGMFTTPSFELQLANRIPHLVFLILIGTFTIYGFVIGLLGFIVLLAKTKSFGVPYLWPLFPFNWNALLSIIFRKPVPMRSFGRPDALKTKDYYRKRK from the coding sequence TTGTCAGAAGATGTTCAAACTAAAAAAGTTGATGAAAAAATTTCTAATAATGTCAAATATATCGAAAAACATCTAGGGGCTGATATTAGCTTTGATGTAGTCATTAGAGAATTTAAGATTGGTAATAAAAAGGCTGTTTTGTCTTATATTGATACTTTTGGTGATGACCAAGTTATTACATTAATTATGCAAAATTTAGTTGATGTATCTCATGAAGAAATTGTACCAAATAGTTTTGAAAAAATATTAAAGAAAACTATTCCATATACAGAAATAGAAAAGAATTATCAATTAGATGACATTATTGATGAAATATTAGCCGGACAAATGGTATTATTTGTTGATGGGTCTAAAGAAGCTTTATTATTAGATACTAGATGGTACCCTGCTAGAGATCCAGAAGAACCTGATACTGAACGTGTAACAAGAGGATCGCGTGATAGTTTTGTTGAAACAATAATTTTTAATATTGGTCTTGTACGAAGAAGAATTAGAGATAAACGTTTAAGAGTAAAGCCATATCGAGTTGGTGAAAGAACTAAAACTGACATGGCCTTATTGTATATAGATGATGTAACAAACCCTGAATTGTTAGAAAACATAGAGGAAAAAATAAAAAATATTGATTTAGATGGTATCCCAATGGCAGAAAAGACAGTAGAAGAATACATTATAGAAGAGTTTTTGAATCCCTATCCTCAGGTGAGATATACAGAACGGTCAGACGTTGCAGCCATTCACTTATTAGAAGGGCATGTCGTTTTACTTGTAGATACTTCTCCATCAGCTATTATTGCACCTGCAACTCTTTTCCATCATGTTCAACATGCGGAAGAGTATAGGCAAAATGCCTTTACAGGTACCTATTTAAGATGGGTGCGATTTTTTGGGATATTTACAAGTATATTTCTTGCACCATTATGGTTATTATTTTCTTTAGAACCAGACTTATTACCTCCTGGCTTGGATTTTATCGGACCAGATGAAGTTGGACCAGTACCGCTTGCTATTCAATTTATTATGGCTCACTTCTTTATTGATTTAATACGATTAGCTTCAGTACACACTCCATCGCCCTTAGCTACTGCTTTGGGTTTAGTAGCCGCGTTATTAATTGGTGAGATAGCCGTTGAAGTACAACTCTTTACACCTGAAGTTTTACTGTATATAAGTATTGCAGCAGTTGGAATGTTCACTACTCCTAGTTTTGAATTACAATTAGCAAACCGAATACCTCATTTGGTATTTCTGATATTAATAGGAACATTTACAATTTATGGCTTTGTAATTGGGTTATTAGGATTTATTGTTCTATTAGCTAAAACAAAATCCTTTGGTGTTCCTTATCTTTGGCCATTATTTCCATTTAATTGGAATGCTTTATTATCCATTATATTTAGAAAACCAGTACCAATGAGAAGTTTTGGTAGACCGGATGCGTTAAAAACAAAAGATTACTACAGGAAGAGAAAGTAG
- the spoVAC gene encoding stage V sporulation protein AC — MEDKIKNNYSQIAKEKHPKPPLVKNVLTAFFVGGFVCLIGQAVQNLYIYFGFSPEDAQDPTVATMIFIAALLTGLGVFDKIAKFAGAGTAIPITGFANSVTSSALEFKREGFVHGVASKMFVLAGSVIVYGVVTAFFIGLISAII; from the coding sequence ATGGAAGATAAAATTAAAAATAATTATAGTCAGATTGCTAAAGAAAAACACCCTAAACCGCCTCTTGTTAAAAATGTTTTAACCGCTTTTTTTGTTGGAGGTTTTGTTTGCTTGATTGGTCAGGCAGTCCAAAATCTCTATATATACTTTGGTTTTAGCCCTGAAGATGCTCAAGATCCTACAGTTGCAACTATGATTTTTATAGCAGCTTTATTAACAGGATTAGGTGTTTTTGATAAAATAGCTAAATTTGCGGGAGCTGGAACGGCCATTCCAATTACAGGTTTTGCTAATTCTGTTACTTCGTCTGCTCTTGAATTTAAGCGTGAAGGTTTTGTTCACGGTGTAGCGTCAAAAATGTTTGTTTTAGCTGGATCTGTAATTGTTTATGGTGTTGTTACTGCTTTTTTTATTGGGTTGATATCAGCAATCATTTAG
- the spoVAE gene encoding stage V sporulation protein AE encodes MGSYVTAFIVGGLFCVIGQLLFDLTRFTPAQVLVGFVVGGGILSGIGVYEPLIEFAGAGASIPIASFGNSLVQGAIAEAAQFGIVGVLTGMFELTSTGITSAIIFAFIMALIFDPKG; translated from the coding sequence GTGGGTAGTTATGTAACTGCTTTTATAGTAGGAGGGCTATTTTGTGTAATAGGACAATTACTTTTTGACTTGACTCGTTTCACTCCAGCACAGGTGTTAGTAGGTTTTGTTGTTGGAGGAGGTATATTATCAGGGATAGGTGTCTATGAACCATTAATTGAATTTGCTGGTGCTGGAGCTTCTATACCCATTGCGAGTTTTGGAAACTCTTTGGTTCAGGGAGCAATAGCAGAAGCAGCACAGTTTGGTATTGTAGGGGTTTTAACTGGTATGTTCGAACTAACGAGTACAGGCATTACGTCAGCAATTATTTTTGCTTTTATTATGGCATTAATTTTTGATCCCAAAGGTTAG
- the spoIIAB gene encoding anti-sigma F factor: MTQTENYMELWVSSNSQNESFCRVVVAAFVSRIDPTIEEINDIKTAVSEAVTNSIIHGYPNDNGNIKLTAEIKKDELFLRVQDFGVGIKNLDKAKEPLYTTRPELERSGMGFTIMENFMDEVEVKSAPNEGTLITMSKKFSDSKE, translated from the coding sequence ATGACTCAAACTGAAAATTATATGGAATTATGGGTCTCTAGTAACTCGCAAAATGAATCTTTTTGCCGTGTTGTTGTTGCAGCATTTGTCTCACGTATAGATCCAACGATTGAAGAGATAAATGATATCAAGACTGCTGTAAGTGAAGCAGTTACAAATAGTATAATACACGGTTACCCTAATGATAATGGGAACATTAAACTCACAGCAGAGATAAAGAAGGACGAATTGTTTTTAAGAGTACAAGATTTTGGTGTAGGTATAAAAAATTTGGATAAAGCGAAAGAACCTCTTTATACAACACGGCCTGAACTGGAAAGATCAGGAATGGGATTTACTATTATGGAAAACTTTATGGATGAAGTAGAAGTTAAATCAGCCCCAAATGAAGGAACTTTGATTACAATGTCTAAAAAGTTTTCTGATTCTAAGGAGTAG
- the spoVAD gene encoding stage V sporulation protein AD, giving the protein MRGKKLGSQTNRLLSKPSIKSTGVVVGPKEGQGPLSQYFDEVSQDDLLGMPSWEQAESTYLYKACKKALGKAELTTSDIDFFYSGDLLNQTASSNLAAKKLGIPYFGLFGACSTMTEGLILASKAIDGGYANNVMAATSSHNKGAERQFRFPTEYGGQRPPYAQWTVSGAGAAIISQEDVGPQISYVTTGKVLDWGISDAYDLGSAMAPAAYDTLKNHLEDTNQQVSDYDAIFTGDLGIQGSSMFRELCEDDGIEVAMYHNDCGLLIYGSDQDVHGGASGCACSATVTYGYVLKLFEQNKLSRALIMATGALHNPQIVQQNVTIPTICHAVVLENISSSNNQNVGGDTSG; this is encoded by the coding sequence ATGCGTGGAAAAAAACTAGGATCTCAAACGAATCGCTTATTATCTAAACCTTCTATAAAATCCACAGGTGTTGTGGTTGGTCCGAAAGAAGGACAGGGACCACTTTCGCAATACTTTGATGAAGTAAGTCAAGACGATTTATTAGGAATGCCAAGTTGGGAACAAGCTGAAAGTACTTATTTATATAAAGCATGTAAAAAGGCTTTAGGAAAAGCAGAACTAACTACATCAGACATAGATTTTTTTTATTCTGGTGACTTATTAAATCAAACAGCATCTTCAAACTTAGCAGCTAAAAAACTTGGTATCCCTTACTTTGGTCTGTTTGGAGCTTGTTCGACAATGACAGAAGGACTAATTTTAGCTTCTAAGGCTATTGATGGAGGGTATGCTAATAATGTTATGGCTGCGACGTCTAGTCATAACAAAGGTGCTGAAAGACAGTTTAGATTTCCTACTGAATATGGTGGTCAAAGACCTCCTTATGCTCAGTGGACAGTTTCAGGTGCAGGGGCAGCAATTATATCTCAAGAGGATGTAGGACCACAGATTAGCTATGTTACCACTGGTAAAGTGTTGGATTGGGGTATATCAGATGCTTATGATTTGGGATCAGCAATGGCACCTGCCGCTTATGACACACTTAAAAATCATTTAGAAGATACAAACCAACAAGTTTCAGACTATGATGCAATTTTTACTGGCGATTTAGGTATACAAGGTAGTTCAATGTTTAGAGAATTATGCGAAGATGATGGAATTGAAGTAGCTATGTACCATAATGATTGCGGTTTGTTAATTTATGGTAGTGACCAAGATGTTCATGGTGGAGCAAGTGGGTGTGCGTGCTCTGCAACAGTCACATATGGGTATGTTTTAAAATTATTTGAGCAAAATAAGTTATCAAGGGCCTTAATTATGGCTACTGGAGCATTACATAATCCGCAAATAGTACAGCAGAATGTTACAATTCCAACTATTTGTCATGCAGTGGTTTTAGAAAATATTTCTTCTAGTAATAATCAAAATGTTGGCGGTGATACTAGTGGGTAG
- a CDS encoding D-alanyl-D-alanine carboxypeptidase family protein, which produces MSYSCTKIKTVVYFVIVIFTLSILLGSINPIYAKSEINLDSSIYLLGEPKSGVILEASNIHEEVYPASITKIMTLLLTLEALEKDQISLNDEVVVPKESEGIPGTTVFLSQGDKINVEDLITSLAVGSANDASVALAKHVSGTKENFVEDMNDRAKELGMKNTNFENPHGLHHDEHVTTAHDIFVMSKELDNYSQIYDWLSIWLIKDFLKGDKVSKDEEDGVYLSNTNRLINDYPGCDGYKTGFTEQAGHSISATAEQDGDRFIAIVMGEETSEDRFENAMKLLDYSFANYRTEKIFNKDDILAQTTIYKGEKDRLPLKAKQDMKLVLDEGEDEIELQEEYNIPEGVMAPIEKGEKVGNYKVLADDKQYEIDLVSAETIEEANFIDYMSKMINYWVKFGDNSSDD; this is translated from the coding sequence ATGAGTTACAGCTGTACAAAGATTAAGACCGTTGTTTACTTTGTTATTGTGATATTTACACTTTCAATCTTGTTAGGTAGTATAAATCCTATTTATGCAAAATCAGAAATAAATTTAGACAGCTCTATTTACTTATTAGGTGAACCAAAAAGTGGTGTGATTCTAGAAGCAAGTAATATACATGAAGAAGTATATCCTGCTAGTATTACAAAGATTATGACGCTATTACTTACTCTAGAGGCACTAGAAAAAGATCAAATAAGTCTAAATGATGAAGTTGTAGTACCTAAAGAATCTGAAGGTATTCCTGGTACAACTGTCTTTTTGTCACAGGGAGATAAAATCAATGTTGAAGATTTAATTACTTCATTAGCTGTTGGGTCTGCAAATGATGCTTCAGTAGCATTAGCTAAGCATGTTTCTGGGACAAAAGAAAATTTTGTAGAAGATATGAATGATAGAGCTAAAGAATTAGGAATGAAAAATACCAACTTTGAAAATCCACATGGACTCCATCACGACGAGCATGTTACCACAGCCCATGATATATTTGTTATGTCAAAAGAATTAGATAATTATTCACAAATATATGATTGGTTATCTATTTGGTTAATCAAAGATTTTCTAAAAGGTGATAAAGTTTCAAAAGATGAAGAAGATGGTGTATATCTTAGTAATACAAATAGATTAATAAATGACTATCCGGGGTGTGATGGTTATAAGACTGGGTTTACTGAACAAGCCGGCCATTCTATTTCAGCAACAGCAGAACAAGATGGTGATCGCTTTATAGCAATTGTAATGGGAGAAGAAACATCGGAAGATCGTTTTGAAAATGCTATGAAGTTATTAGATTATAGCTTTGCAAATTACAGGACCGAAAAGATTTTTAATAAAGATGATATTTTAGCACAGACCACAATTTACAAAGGAGAAAAGGATAGGCTTCCTTTAAAAGCTAAACAGGATATGAAATTAGTATTAGATGAGGGAGAAGATGAGATAGAACTCCAAGAAGAATATAATATTCCAGAGGGAGTAATGGCACCTATAGAGAAAGGCGAAAAAGTGGGAAACTATAAAGTGTTAGCAGATGATAAACAGTATGAAATTGATTTAGTTTCTGCAGAGACTATTGAAGAAGCTAATTTTATTGACTATATGAGTAAGATGATCAACTATTGGGTTAAATTTGGAGACAACAGCAGTGACGATTGA
- a CDS encoding dodecin family protein, giving the protein METVKVVELVGESRHSWEDAVKNAVHDACKSIDNISGVEVYNMTAGVRDGELTEYKANVKVAFEVTR; this is encoded by the coding sequence ATGGAGACAGTAAAGGTAGTAGAGTTAGTTGGTGAATCACGGCATAGTTGGGAAGATGCAGTGAAAAATGCCGTACATGATGCGTGTAAATCAATAGATAATATTTCAGGTGTAGAAGTTTATAATATGACTGCAGGTGTACGTGATGGGGAATTAACAGAATATAAGGCGAATGTAAAAGTTGCTTTTGAAGTTACAAGATAA
- the spoIIAA gene encoding anti-sigma F factor antagonist, with translation MDINVQKKGENLIVHLSGELDHHTSNLFREKIDRELKKGIYDNLVLDLSNLSFMDSSGIGAVLGRYKKIKSQNGQVFACGMNEQVKKLAEMSGLTKVINYYQNLSELERKL, from the coding sequence GTGGATATAAATGTGCAAAAAAAAGGAGAGAATTTAATTGTTCATCTCTCGGGAGAGTTAGACCATCACACATCTAACTTATTTCGAGAAAAAATTGATAGAGAGTTAAAAAAAGGTATTTATGATAATTTGGTTCTAGACTTATCTAATTTATCATTTATGGATAGCTCAGGAATTGGAGCTGTTTTAGGCAGATACAAAAAAATAAAATCTCAAAATGGACAAGTTTTTGCTTGTGGTATGAATGAACAAGTTAAAAAGTTAGCTGAGATGTCTGGTTTAACAAAAGTAATAAATTATTATCAAAATCTATCTGAACTAGAGAGAAAACTTTAG
- a CDS encoding purine-nucleoside phosphorylase, whose translation MNFDQIQEAKNFIEDKIEKTPEAGLILGSGLGSLAEEVDNVEYIPYKDIPHFPESTVKGHKGRLAIGTLEGKQVMAMQGRFHYYEGYSMKEVTLPVRVMQALGIDKVIVTNAAGGIDKNFSVGGLMLIQDHINFFGDNPLIGKNEDRFGTRFPDMTYAYNPELREVAKKAADQLSINLYEGVYMGVPGPSYETPAEINMARTLGASSVGMSTIPEVIVANHAGMKVLGISCITNMAAGILDKRLTHEEVQEVTTRVKEEFQQLVKTTLKQM comes from the coding sequence ATGAACTTTGATCAAATTCAAGAAGCGAAGAACTTTATTGAAGACAAGATTGAAAAAACACCAGAGGCAGGGTTAATACTTGGCTCTGGGCTAGGGAGTTTAGCAGAAGAAGTTGATAATGTTGAATACATACCGTATAAAGATATTCCTCATTTTCCGGAATCAACAGTTAAAGGACATAAAGGTAGACTTGCTATAGGTACTTTAGAAGGAAAACAAGTTATGGCAATGCAAGGACGCTTTCATTACTATGAAGGTTATTCAATGAAAGAAGTTACATTACCTGTTAGAGTTATGCAAGCTCTAGGTATAGATAAAGTGATTGTGACAAACGCAGCAGGGGGAATTGATAAGAACTTTTCTGTAGGTGGATTAATGCTTATTCAGGATCATATCAACTTTTTTGGTGATAATCCTCTTATTGGTAAAAATGAAGATAGATTTGGAACACGCTTTCCTGATATGACATATGCTTATAATCCTGAATTAAGAGAAGTTGCGAAAAAAGCAGCAGATCAATTATCAATTAATCTATATGAAGGAGTTTATATGGGAGTGCCTGGTCCTTCTTATGAAACACCAGCCGAAATAAATATGGCACGAACGTTAGGTGCAAGTTCTGTTGGTATGTCAACAATTCCTGAAGTTATAGTAGCTAATCATGCTGGCATGAAAGTTCTAGGTATATCATGTATTACCAATATGGCAGCGGGAATTTTAGATAAACGTTTGACTCACGAAGAAGTACAAGAAGTTACCACTAGAGTAAAGGAAGAATTTCAACAACTTGTTAAAACTACACTTAAACAGATGTAG
- a CDS encoding pyrimidine-nucleoside phosphorylase: MKTDDLIIKKRDNKELTKEEIDYLVQGYTKGDIPDYQISAFLMAAFLNGMTQVETANLTQSMVNSGETLDLSSISGIKVDKHSTGGVGDKTTLTLGPLVASAGLNVAKMSGRGLGHTGGTIDKLEAFQGLKIDLTMDDFVDRVNKHNIAIVGQTKDLAPADGKLYALRDVTGTVDSIPLIASSIMSKKLAAGTDAIVLDVKVGKGAFMQTLDDAIALGHEMVNIGDNLGRKTIAVISDMDQPLGKNVGNALEVIEAIDTLKGQGPKDFEDLCLHLGANLLLLGEKVETLQQGRNLLQQKITNGEALEKFEELIKVQNGDYRAIHDNSKLPTPKHSKTLKASTQGYISSLDARKVGLACVNLGAGRKTKEDEIDLSVGVELLKKTGDKVKKDEPIAKIWYNEEQKLNDALPVLDISYEISEQPTEDKHLIYGMITIESNPGELDPIN; the protein is encoded by the coding sequence ATGAAAACTGATGATCTAATTATTAAGAAACGAGATAATAAAGAGCTAACTAAAGAAGAAATAGACTACCTAGTACAAGGGTATACTAAAGGTGACATTCCTGATTATCAAATATCAGCTTTTTTAATGGCCGCTTTTTTAAATGGTATGACTCAAGTTGAGACTGCCAATTTAACACAATCAATGGTTAACTCGGGAGAGACATTAGACTTATCATCTATTTCAGGAATTAAAGTTGATAAGCACAGTACTGGTGGAGTTGGTGATAAAACCACTTTAACACTAGGACCACTTGTAGCTTCAGCAGGGTTAAATGTAGCTAAGATGTCAGGAAGAGGGCTAGGTCACACAGGAGGTACAATTGATAAACTTGAAGCTTTTCAAGGTTTAAAAATAGATTTAACTATGGATGATTTTGTTGATAGAGTTAACAAACATAACATAGCTATTGTTGGTCAAACAAAAGATTTGGCACCTGCTGATGGAAAATTATATGCTTTAAGAGATGTCACTGGAACTGTTGATTCAATTCCTTTGATTGCTAGTTCTATTATGAGTAAAAAACTAGCGGCAGGGACGGATGCGATTGTATTAGATGTTAAAGTCGGTAAGGGTGCTTTTATGCAGACATTAGATGATGCAATAGCATTGGGGCATGAAATGGTAAATATAGGTGATAATTTAGGAAGGAAAACGATAGCTGTTATAAGTGATATGGACCAACCTCTAGGTAAAAATGTTGGAAATGCCCTAGAAGTTATTGAGGCTATTGATACACTTAAAGGTCAAGGTCCCAAAGATTTTGAGGATCTTTGTCTACATTTAGGTGCGAATTTACTTCTATTAGGTGAAAAAGTTGAAACATTACAACAGGGAAGAAATCTATTACAACAAAAAATAACAAATGGTGAAGCTTTAGAAAAGTTTGAAGAATTGATTAAAGTACAAAATGGAGATTATCGAGCAATTCATGATAATAGTAAACTACCAACCCCTAAGCACTCTAAAACGTTAAAAGCATCTACACAAGGGTATATTTCATCTTTAGATGCACGAAAGGTTGGGCTTGCTTGTGTGAATTTAGGTGCTGGTAGAAAAACCAAGGAAGATGAGATTGATTTATCAGTTGGTGTAGAATTATTAAAAAAAACCGGCGATAAAGTTAAAAAAGATGAACCTATTGCCAAGATATGGTACAACGAGGAACAAAAGTTAAATGATGCGCTACCAGTATTAGATATTTCTTATGAGATAAGTGAACAACCAACAGAGGATAAACATCTTATATATGGAATGATTACAATTGAATCAAATCCAGGTGAACTTGATCCAATTAATTAA
- a CDS encoding sigma-70 family RNA polymerase sigma factor has product MTTSVLNKSHETLDQKEILKLIKKWQNDGDREARKKVIEQNIKLVKSVIMRFSGSGVDKEDLIQIGLIGLVKAVDRFDTKRNVKFSTYAVPLIIGEIKTFLRDDHPIKISRNLTDLFKKAKEVRRWLTLKLRREPTVGEVAKELEVTREELVAAEEANQSPVSLDKPINDSKDENQGDQKLLLDTLPDTHFDNIIFNKLTVQETLKKLDKQERQLIVLRYYMEKSQGETGRILGLTQVQVSRMEKRILNYLKEYLKDPG; this is encoded by the coding sequence ATGACTACTAGTGTATTAAATAAATCTCATGAAACTTTAGATCAAAAAGAGATTCTAAAACTTATAAAAAAGTGGCAAAATGATGGGGATCGTGAAGCTAGAAAAAAAGTTATTGAACAAAATATCAAATTAGTTAAATCAGTAATAATGAGGTTTTCCGGTTCGGGCGTGGATAAAGAAGATTTGATTCAAATTGGTCTGATAGGATTAGTTAAGGCTGTAGATAGATTTGATACTAAAAGGAATGTAAAGTTTTCAACTTATGCTGTACCTCTTATAATCGGTGAGATAAAAACCTTTTTACGTGATGATCATCCTATAAAAATAAGTAGAAATTTAACTGATTTATTTAAAAAAGCTAAGGAAGTACGTAGATGGTTGACCTTAAAATTACGACGTGAGCCGACTGTTGGAGAGGTTGCTAAAGAATTAGAAGTTACTCGTGAAGAATTAGTAGCAGCAGAAGAAGCTAACCAATCTCCTGTTTCTTTAGATAAGCCTATTAATGACTCAAAGGATGAGAATCAAGGAGATCAAAAATTGTTATTAGATACCCTACCAGATACGCATTTTGATAATATAATTTTTAATAAATTAACAGTACAAGAAACTTTAAAAAAGCTTGATAAGCAAGAACGTCAATTAATAGTGCTAAGATACTATATGGAAAAGAGTCAGGGTGAAACTGGAAGGATTCTTGGATTAACACAAGTACAGGTATCTAGAATGGAAAAGAGAATCTTAAATTATCTAAAAGAGTATTTAAAAGATCCAGGTTAA
- a CDS encoding phosphopentomutase, which yields MNRAVVIVLDSVGLGALPDAHKYGDEGSFTLKHVAEGVQNFSLPNLQSLGLGNITDIPNLDAEKKPLGSYGMMKEQSPGKDTTTGHWELAGTVLDLPFPVYPKGFPKDLIEEFEARIETKTLGNYPASGTQIIKDLGQEHIDNGYPIVYTSADSVFQIAAHEEVISPEKLYELCEIARELLQGEHGVGRVIARPFVGEFPDFKRTERRKDFSIKPPTPNMLSLIKNNNLDVVGIGKINDIYAGKGVTKSYPTKTNLEGIEKTIDTISEETKGLIMTNLVDFDMLYGHRNDPEGYYKALFEFDTYLPNILASLNDDDLLIITADHGCDPGHPGTDHTREYVPLLVYNNKLKSVDLYTRESFADVGQTITSLLEVGKTPNGSSFADELVR from the coding sequence ATAAATAGAGCAGTTGTAATTGTTCTAGATAGTGTTGGATTAGGAGCACTACCTGATGCACATAAATATGGAGATGAAGGAAGTTTTACTTTAAAACATGTAGCGGAGGGGGTTCAGAACTTTTCACTCCCAAACTTACAGAGTTTAGGATTAGGAAATATAACTGATATCCCTAACTTAGATGCTGAAAAGAAACCTTTAGGCTCTTATGGAATGATGAAAGAACAATCTCCGGGTAAAGATACTACAACTGGTCACTGGGAACTTGCGGGTACTGTCCTTGATTTACCTTTCCCTGTATACCCAAAAGGATTTCCAAAAGACTTGATAGAAGAATTCGAAGCTCGCATAGAAACAAAAACTTTAGGTAATTACCCTGCTTCAGGAACTCAAATAATTAAGGACTTAGGTCAAGAACATATTGACAATGGTTATCCAATTGTTTATACATCAGCTGATAGTGTTTTTCAAATTGCTGCGCATGAAGAAGTTATATCTCCCGAAAAACTTTATGAACTTTGTGAGATAGCGAGGGAATTATTACAAGGAGAACATGGGGTAGGACGTGTTATAGCAAGACCTTTTGTTGGAGAATTCCCTGATTTCAAACGAACTGAAAGGAGAAAAGACTTTTCAATTAAACCACCAACTCCTAATATGTTAAGTCTTATAAAAAATAATAATCTCGATGTAGTAGGTATAGGTAAAATTAATGATATTTATGCTGGAAAGGGAGTAACAAAATCTTATCCTACAAAGACTAATCTAGAAGGTATTGAAAAAACTATTGACACAATTTCTGAAGAAACTAAAGGATTAATAATGACTAATTTAGTTGATTTCGATATGCTTTATGGTCACCGCAATGACCCAGAAGGCTATTATAAAGCTTTATTTGAATTTGACACTTATTTACCTAATATACTTGCTTCTTTAAATGATGATGATCTGTTAATTATTACTGCAGATCATGGTTGTGACCCAGGACATCCAGGAACTGATCATACACGTGAATATGTACCATTACTAGTTTATAATAATAAGCTTAAGTCTGTGGATTTATATACTAGAGAGAGTTTTGCAGATGTAGGGCAAACTATTACATCTTTGTTAGAGGTAGGTAAGACACCAAATGGTAGTAGCTTCGCGGATGAACTAGTTAGATAG
- the xerD gene encoding site-specific tyrosine recombinase XerD — MKKTIQEFIYYLNVERGLSDNTLNSYQRDLYSFFTFLHDSEIFEWTQVKRTHIMKFLMYLYDKGRAPSTITRNLASIRSFFQFLLQERVIREDPSTDLESPKQEKKLPEVLSPDEVDNLLDQPDQTTFQGKRDKAMLELLYATGMRVSELISLNVEHVDTRNGYILCKGKGEKERIVPLGKIAIESLIDYLSKSRARFRKNLSEQALFLNHHGRRLSRQGFWKIIKKYAEKIGIKNKITPHTLRHSFATHLLENGADLRAVQEMLGHSDISTTQIYTQLTKKRLKDVYSKAHPRA, encoded by the coding sequence ATGAAAAAAACAATTCAAGAGTTTATTTATTATCTTAATGTAGAAAGAGGGCTTTCAGATAACACTCTAAATTCTTACCAAAGGGATTTGTATAGTTTTTTCACATTTTTACATGATAGTGAAATCTTTGAATGGACACAAGTTAAAAGAACTCATATAATGAAATTTTTAATGTATTTATACGATAAAGGAAGAGCTCCATCTACAATAACTAGAAATTTAGCTTCTATTAGATCTTTTTTTCAATTTTTACTTCAAGAAAGAGTGATTCGAGAAGATCCTTCAACTGACCTTGAATCACCTAAACAAGAAAAAAAGTTACCAGAGGTTTTATCTCCTGACGAAGTGGACAACTTATTGGACCAACCTGATCAAACAACTTTTCAGGGTAAAAGAGATAAAGCGATGCTAGAATTGCTTTATGCTACAGGAATGCGTGTGAGTGAGTTAATTTCTTTAAATGTTGAGCATGTAGATACAAGGAATGGATACATATTGTGTAAAGGTAAAGGTGAGAAAGAACGGATCGTACCATTAGGTAAAATAGCTATTGAATCATTAATAGATTACCTTAGTAAAAGTCGTGCTAGATTTAGAAAAAATCTTTCAGAACAGGCTTTATTCTTAAATCATCATGGCAGACGTTTATCAAGACAAGGTTTTTGGAAAATTATAAAAAAGTATGCTGAGAAAATAGGGATTAAGAATAAAATTACGCCACATACTTTAAGACATTCTTTTGCGACTCATTTATTAGAAAATGGAGCTGATTTAAGAGCAGTTCAAGAAATGTTAGGACATTCTGATATTTCAACAACACAAATATATACACAATTAACAAAAAAGAGATTAAAGGATGTATATTCTAAGGCACATCCGAGAGCATAA